In Chloroflexota bacterium, one DNA window encodes the following:
- a CDS encoding PqqD family protein produces the protein MPQLSLESQVAKDATYVIDRIVDGETLLIDQKSGEFFSLNAVATEIWASLDGSKSVGDLAAMIADNYEVEPMIAQKDVLELVGDLVDEGLVTIVE, from the coding sequence ATGCCTCAGTTATCCCTTGAATCACAAGTTGCCAAAGATGCAACGTATGTCATCGATCGAATCGTTGACGGCGAAACATTGCTCATCGACCAAAAGAGTGGAGAATTCTTCAGCCTCAACGCCGTTGCAACCGAGATATGGGCAAGCCTTGATGGTTCAAAAAGCGTTGGCGATTTGGCTGCTATGATTGCCGACAACTATGAGGTAGAGCCCATGATCGCACAAAAGGACGTATTGGAACTGGTAGGCGATCTGGTAGATGAGGGTCTGGTGACCATTGTGGAATGA
- a CDS encoding C25 family cysteine peptidase, with amino-acid sequence MSKVFSRFCLIAVLLVTFAGGFNRYSLPLALAESDGPQLLRTESSGLVFDLSVPLPVVEEVSIEGNQFHRLELPEYGAYGEIGQAELLQRGLLVGIPVGAEVTVRILETEVEEFPEPLHIAPVLKREINYDPETGKPDLVPGVLERYSLDEGFYTTDEFAPADIVVVDEIGFIRQQRFVRIVLRPLQYNPATGQLRVHRYLRVEVTFSGQEAGWLAGGEIQGNDPFDPILRSQLLNFEQARQWRAPHRPDLREVARSNIGYPGDMAGPWFKTSLRHTGLYKVTLQELQDASLAPLATADPALLQVWHNGEELAATFHGDADASFDEGEALIFYTDVPRSLYSETDVFWLTVGNQARRMSSIDATPSGLPPESSVPERIQLEEDFIFRHDLPDYSAPEPDYPRWYWAEIHNLFNPNLEISAVLNDAVTNGYNATLRVRLMGWTKIPDVNPDHHVTVSVNGHQVGDLLWDGQKEIIEQVQFPASHLIAGLNTIQFNAPGDLPGVFLDHSYLDRVELGYRQYTRARNDRLLFGSESYGALEFEIQGFTQPGAFVFDVTDSLSPLRLTGVQTGGTHSATEAGPTIEGQTDLSEKLFLPAFGAGGEATSGNISVRFQRSLSGEHRFAVASLDGINRVPAIVRDRGSDLRNVANQADYLLITHDDFAGAAGLLRDHRAGQGLTTLLIDVQDIYDEYSGGRLDPGAIRDFVDYAYHNWQMPQPTYILLLGGGHFDYRMTTGSAGYPNFIPPYFACVDPWVCEVAVDNEFAAVNGADRMPDMAIGRLPAHDLTEAMVMVNKIISYETAPPPGAWQQTITFVADDKDNAGDFEAMSEAVIAQVPQSYAIDRIYFDPIPDDDDGEPFRYRTQPEATQAILDAINEGRMMVNWAGHSGTTGWAHERLLRANPATRNDILEMHNGARLPVFLDMACLSGNFADIYYPSVEASLLGWDQGGSVGGWAATGFGVATGHDLLHHGFFDALFQQDVSQFGLAAIAGKVHLQAQGRSLDLLDTFGLLGDPALQIITNH; translated from the coding sequence ATGTCAAAGGTATTCAGTCGCTTCTGTTTGATTGCCGTTTTACTGGTCACCTTCGCCGGGGGCTTCAACAGGTATTCCCTACCTCTCGCCCTGGCCGAGTCTGACGGTCCGCAATTGCTGCGTACGGAGTCGTCTGGTCTTGTTTTTGATCTCTCCGTGCCATTACCCGTCGTTGAAGAGGTGTCGATTGAAGGCAATCAGTTTCATCGTCTCGAACTACCAGAATACGGTGCCTATGGCGAAATCGGACAAGCTGAATTACTGCAGCGGGGACTCCTGGTTGGAATTCCGGTCGGTGCAGAGGTCACGGTTCGTATCCTGGAGACCGAAGTAGAAGAGTTTCCAGAGCCGCTCCACATTGCTCCCGTGTTGAAAAGAGAGATCAACTATGACCCTGAGACCGGCAAGCCTGATCTGGTTCCGGGAGTTCTCGAACGGTACTCCCTGGACGAGGGATTCTACACTACCGATGAATTTGCCCCTGCAGATATTGTTGTTGTGGATGAAATCGGCTTCATTCGCCAGCAGCGGTTTGTCAGGATCGTTCTTCGGCCCTTGCAATATAACCCGGCCACGGGCCAGTTGAGGGTCCACCGCTATCTGCGTGTGGAAGTAACATTTTCTGGCCAGGAAGCTGGCTGGCTGGCTGGCGGGGAGATCCAGGGGAATGATCCCTTTGATCCTATCCTTCGCAGCCAGCTTCTCAATTTCGAACAGGCCAGACAATGGCGTGCGCCCCATCGACCAGACCTGCGCGAAGTGGCGCGCAGCAACATTGGCTATCCCGGCGACATGGCCGGCCCCTGGTTCAAGACCTCGCTAAGACACACCGGCTTGTACAAGGTCACGCTGCAGGAGCTCCAGGATGCCTCTCTGGCCCCGTTGGCAACGGCTGATCCAGCGCTTCTTCAGGTGTGGCACAATGGAGAGGAACTGGCGGCTACCTTTCACGGCGACGCCGACGCCAGTTTCGACGAGGGCGAAGCGTTGATCTTCTATACCGATGTGCCACGCTCCCTGTACAGCGAAACAGACGTCTTCTGGCTGACCGTCGGGAATCAGGCAAGGCGAATGTCGAGTATCGACGCGACGCCGTCTGGCCTGCCGCCGGAAAGCAGCGTTCCCGAACGTATTCAACTGGAAGAGGACTTTATTTTCCGCCATGACCTGCCAGATTATTCTGCACCGGAGCCAGACTATCCTCGCTGGTATTGGGCCGAAATCCATAACTTGTTTAACCCGAACCTGGAAATTTCAGCAGTGCTGAATGACGCAGTAACCAATGGTTACAATGCCACGTTGAGGGTGCGTCTGATGGGGTGGACCAAAATCCCCGACGTAAATCCAGACCATCACGTGACCGTTTCGGTCAACGGCCACCAGGTCGGAGATCTGTTGTGGGACGGACAGAAGGAGATTATCGAGCAGGTCCAGTTCCCAGCCTCCCATCTGATTGCCGGGCTGAACACGATCCAGTTTAACGCGCCGGGCGATCTCCCGGGGGTATTCCTGGATCACTCCTATCTCGATCGGGTGGAACTGGGATATCGCCAATACACCAGGGCTCGAAACGATCGATTATTGTTCGGGTCCGAAAGCTATGGGGCGCTAGAGTTCGAGATTCAGGGGTTCACCCAACCGGGCGCATTTGTGTTTGACGTGACAGATTCACTGTCGCCGCTTCGATTGACCGGTGTCCAGACCGGAGGAACGCATTCGGCAACAGAGGCCGGTCCAACGATCGAAGGACAAACCGACCTGTCCGAAAAGCTGTTTTTGCCGGCCTTCGGCGCGGGCGGCGAAGCAACGTCGGGCAATATCAGCGTACGGTTTCAACGTTCGTTGAGTGGTGAACACCGCTTTGCAGTGGCTTCGCTCGATGGCATAAACCGCGTTCCGGCCATCGTGCGCGACAGGGGTTCTGACCTGCGCAATGTAGCCAATCAGGCCGATTATCTGTTGATCACCCACGATGATTTCGCCGGCGCAGCCGGTTTGCTGCGGGATCACCGGGCAGGCCAGGGACTTACAACGCTGTTGATCGACGTCCAGGACATTTACGACGAATATTCCGGTGGCCGCCTCGACCCAGGCGCCATCCGCGACTTCGTCGACTACGCCTATCACAACTGGCAAATGCCGCAACCGACCTACATATTGCTGCTGGGTGGGGGTCATTTTGACTATCGCATGACCACCGGGTCGGCGGGATATCCCAATTTCATTCCCCCCTATTTCGCCTGCGTCGACCCTTGGGTCTGTGAGGTTGCCGTCGACAACGAGTTTGCCGCCGTCAATGGTGCCGATCGTATGCCCGACATGGCGATCGGCCGTCTTCCCGCACATGATCTGACCGAGGCCATGGTGATGGTCAACAAGATCATCAGCTATGAAACGGCCCCGCCGCCCGGCGCGTGGCAACAGACGATCACCTTTGTGGCGGACGACAAGGATAATGCCGGTGATTTCGAAGCCATGTCTGAAGCGGTCATTGCCCAGGTGCCCCAGTCCTATGCCATCGATCGAATCTACTTCGATCCAATCCCCGATGACGACGATGGCGAACCTTTCCGCTATCGCACCCAGCCCGAGGCAACCCAGGCCATTCTAGACGCAATCAATGAAGGGCGCATGATGGTGAACTGGGCAGGCCACTCGGGCACAACCGGTTGGGCCCATGAACGGCTGTTGAGGGCCAACCCGGCCACTCGCAACGACATTCTGGAGATGCATAACGGCGCCAGGCTTCCAGTGTTTTTGGATATGGCCTGTCTGAGCGGCAACTTCGCCGATATCTACTATCCAAGTGTTGAAGCCAGTCTTCTGGGGTGGGACCAGGGAGGGTCGGTAGGAGGATGGGCCGCCACCGGGTTTGGCGTGGCAACGGGACATGATTTGCTGCATCACGGGTTTTTCGATGCCCTGTTTCAGCAGGATGTTTCCCAGTTTGGACTGGCAGCGATTGCCGGCAAGGTTCATCTTCAAGCGCAGGGAAGAAGCCTGGACCTGCTTGATACCTTCGGCTTGCTCGGCGATCCGGCTTTGCAGATTATCACGAATCATTGA
- a CDS encoding C25 family cysteine peptidase gives MNKNFKSRSGHRPSTSTAIVVMILLFLVALSLAGCGKDDGEKRSVGKTSTSPAMALHDGQKVDAVRILLDQAGLYQVSGEQLGSAGFDLAAGEPDQLVLSLGGQPVPMTIRNSGADRDITFYGRPRESRYGDQNAYRLEWAEDGENPATGIETIAVTAAKGEPVSSFRQTSSLEESHHYLSQTPVDTDHWLWQSVFAPGEFAVPFDLPGWVGGDVDLEVSLWANTESPETPDHHTILKVNEQIVDDSSWDGRGWETLSATVPASALKPVGNELVIEAPGDTDAIVDVVYLDRVDMIYDREMVADQGRLRFQIDGGDPAAIQGLDDTEVLLWDVSEADQPRALEGFELAGNSLSFQNRQADGPRTYAVADSDARLTPLAIEPVLGADLRENPEGADYIAVVHPDFEEALQPLMEFRRSQGYRVTVASIADVYDSFSDGNPDPAAIRDYMIYASENWPDPAPRFLLLVGDASYDFKGFTPDATSVYVPTYLMDTHFVGETASDNWFVTLDGKDGKPDMAVGRIPAQTAGQVETVVAKTLAYERDPDAAQWSGRALFVADDKQDNFQAISDDLANDYLPDSYSVSKVYLGETDDPGDEIMESLNQGVGLVTYVGHGSMNVWAQEKIFQTDDVQSLENDSALPFMMTMTCLVGYFHHPQATSMGEELLFKTDGGVVAALVPTSESLADDQRDLAVNIYTHLFEGADTVGEAIMLGKKDLILDRDIMQDLIETFTLLGDPALVFQRPGG, from the coding sequence ATGAACAAGAATTTCAAGAGCCGTTCAGGCCACCGGCCATCAACCAGTACCGCCATCGTTGTCATGATCTTGCTCTTTCTGGTCGCTCTGAGCCTGGCAGGTTGTGGCAAGGATGATGGCGAGAAGCGGTCTGTCGGGAAAACGTCAACCAGCCCGGCCATGGCCTTGCACGATGGCCAGAAAGTGGATGCGGTCAGGATTTTGCTTGATCAGGCTGGCCTGTATCAGGTTTCTGGCGAGCAACTGGGCTCTGCCGGTTTCGACCTGGCGGCGGGAGAACCGGACCAACTGGTGTTGTCGCTTGGCGGCCAACCGGTGCCCATGACGATCCGGAACAGCGGCGCCGACCGGGATATCACCTTCTATGGTCGACCGCGTGAGAGCCGCTATGGTGATCAGAATGCCTATCGCCTGGAATGGGCGGAAGATGGGGAGAATCCCGCCACGGGAATTGAAACTATTGCTGTCACCGCAGCAAAGGGTGAGCCTGTTTCCTCGTTCCGCCAGACATCCAGTCTGGAGGAGTCGCACCACTACCTTTCGCAGACACCGGTTGACACCGATCACTGGCTCTGGCAGTCGGTTTTCGCTCCAGGTGAATTTGCCGTACCATTCGACCTGCCGGGCTGGGTAGGTGGTGATGTCGACCTGGAGGTGTCACTTTGGGCCAACACCGAATCCCCTGAGACCCCCGATCACCATACGATTCTCAAAGTGAACGAGCAGATCGTCGACGACTCTTCCTGGGATGGCCGTGGCTGGGAAACACTTTCTGCAACAGTGCCTGCATCTGCTCTGAAGCCTGTGGGCAATGAGCTGGTGATCGAAGCGCCCGGGGACACTGATGCAATCGTGGATGTCGTCTACCTGGACCGGGTGGATATGATCTACGATCGTGAGATGGTTGCTGATCAAGGCCGACTGCGATTCCAGATTGACGGCGGTGATCCTGCAGCGATTCAGGGCCTTGATGACACTGAGGTGTTATTGTGGGATGTGAGCGAAGCGGACCAACCCCGTGCGTTGGAAGGATTCGAACTCGCAGGGAATAGCTTGAGTTTTCAGAATCGACAGGCAGATGGTCCGCGGACCTATGCAGTAGCCGACTCCGACGCAAGGCTGACCCCTCTGGCGATTGAGCCTGTTTTGGGTGCAGACCTGCGAGAAAATCCAGAGGGCGCCGACTACATTGCCGTGGTCCACCCTGATTTCGAAGAGGCTCTGCAACCCTTGATGGAGTTCCGGCGATCTCAGGGGTACCGGGTGACCGTGGCTTCAATTGCCGACGTCTACGATTCCTTCAGCGACGGCAATCCCGATCCGGCAGCCATCCGCGACTATATGATCTATGCCAGCGAAAACTGGCCCGACCCCGCCCCTCGCTTTCTGCTTCTGGTGGGAGATGCCAGTTACGATTTTAAGGGTTTCACACCGGATGCTACTTCTGTCTATGTGCCAACCTATTTGATGGATACTCACTTCGTCGGTGAGACAGCCAGCGATAACTGGTTCGTCACACTGGATGGCAAAGATGGAAAACCTGACATGGCGGTAGGAAGAATTCCTGCCCAAACTGCCGGGCAGGTCGAAACCGTGGTAGCAAAGACCCTGGCTTACGAACGTGATCCCGATGCAGCCCAGTGGTCGGGGCGAGCCTTGTTCGTAGCGGACGACAAGCAAGATAATTTCCAGGCCATATCCGATGATCTGGCGAACGACTACCTGCCCGACTCTTACAGCGTAAGCAAGGTTTATCTGGGTGAAACAGACGATCCAGGGGATGAGATCATGGAGTCTCTCAACCAGGGTGTGGGACTGGTCACCTATGTGGGCCACGGCAGCATGAATGTGTGGGCCCAGGAGAAGATCTTTCAAACCGATGATGTACAATCTCTGGAAAACGATTCCGCTTTGCCCTTCATGATGACCATGACCTGTTTGGTGGGCTACTTCCATCATCCCCAGGCGACCAGCATGGGCGAGGAGTTGTTATTCAAGACCGATGGCGGGGTGGTTGCGGCCCTGGTGCCTACCAGCGAGAGCCTGGCCGACGATCAGCGCGATCTGGCGGTCAATATCTACACCCACCTTTTCGAAGGAGCGGATACGGTCGGCGAGGCAATCATGCTCGGTAAAAAAGACCTGATTCTTGATCGTGACATCATGCAGGATTTGATTGAGACATTCACTTTATTGGGTGACCCTGCTCTGGTGTTCCAACGACCGGGCGGGTAG
- a CDS encoding ABC transporter permease, translating to MTRAIAFLRRDWQIQLSYRFAFVLQFFGTLFNLLIFYFLSLLVGDSAAPYLENYNGDYFSFVLIGLAFSGYFGVGLNSFARTIREAQTTGTLEAMLLTPTRLSTIILSSSIYDYGFVTFQVFVYLALGALLFDVNLSTGNIPGALVILLLTIITMTAIGIIAASFIMVLKRGDPVTVLFNGISLLLGGVYYPIALMPEWLQTLSRLLPITYSLAAMRLALLNDASFSELMPFIFALSIFGIILVPASLLIFRQAVHRAKVDGSLAHY from the coding sequence ATGACCAGAGCAATCGCCTTCCTGCGCCGTGACTGGCAAATTCAGCTAAGCTATCGCTTTGCCTTTGTACTCCAGTTCTTTGGCACCTTGTTCAATCTTCTTATCTTTTACTTCCTGAGCCTGTTAGTTGGCGATTCGGCCGCGCCTTACCTCGAAAACTACAACGGTGATTACTTCTCCTTTGTGTTGATCGGGCTCGCCTTTTCAGGCTATTTCGGCGTGGGTCTAAATAGTTTCGCCAGAACTATCCGCGAGGCCCAGACAACTGGAACACTGGAAGCCATGTTGTTGACACCAACCCGCCTGAGTACGATCATCCTGTCGAGCAGCATCTACGATTATGGTTTCGTGACCTTCCAGGTTTTCGTCTATCTGGCCCTGGGAGCGCTGCTGTTTGACGTGAATCTCAGCACAGGCAACATTCCAGGGGCCCTGGTCATCCTGCTGTTGACGATCATCACCATGACGGCCATCGGCATTATCGCCGCCAGTTTTATCATGGTCCTGAAGCGAGGCGATCCGGTAACGGTGCTGTTCAATGGCATCTCACTTCTGCTGGGGGGCGTCTATTATCCCATCGCGTTGATGCCGGAATGGCTCCAGACCCTATCGCGCCTTCTGCCAATCACCTACTCGCTCGCCGCCATGCGGCTGGCGCTGCTGAACGATGCATCCTTTTCCGAGCTGATGCCGTTTATTTTTGCGCTGAGCATTTTCGGGATCATCCTGGTGCCAGCGAGCCTTCTGATCTTCCGCCAAGCGGTTCACAGGGCCAAAGTTGACGGGAGTCTCGCCCATTATTAG
- a CDS encoding ABC transporter ATP-binding protein, with protein MAALAIETERLSKHFTTPGNRWRLGIRSRSTDKEDGRDTITAVDQVSLQVRAGELFGLLGPNGAGKTTLIKLLCTVVVPSSGTAAIFGADLTQAQKIREMIGMASGDERSFYWRLSGRRNLAFFASLYGLNRDDSQKRSNTLLQQVGLLDQADRPFRTYSSGQKQRLSIARALLPNPRLLFLDEPTRSLDPTATFALHQFIENELLQKEGMTILLTTHRLDEAERLCDRIGIMDHGQLKASGAPDELRAAFGPTVTYRLKVGHLGSGPRDLTDNIDGQLTATPLDGDGAWTIELQAIDNEQALAALIDQISKAGGQVFDISRDRASLEQVFQRFTESQ; from the coding sequence ATGGCCGCTCTTGCAATCGAGACCGAACGTTTGAGCAAGCATTTTACCACACCTGGCAACCGGTGGCGACTGGGGATTCGCTCCCGCTCCACCGACAAGGAGGACGGACGCGATACCATTACTGCCGTCGACCAGGTCTCTCTGCAGGTACGCGCCGGCGAACTCTTCGGTCTCTTAGGCCCAAACGGCGCTGGCAAAACCACGCTGATCAAGCTACTCTGCACCGTCGTCGTTCCAAGCAGCGGCACCGCTGCCATCTTCGGCGCTGACCTCACACAGGCCCAGAAAATCCGTGAGATGATCGGCATGGCCAGCGGCGATGAGCGAAGTTTCTACTGGCGCTTGAGTGGGCGTCGGAACCTTGCCTTCTTTGCCTCTCTCTATGGGCTAAACCGAGATGACAGTCAGAAAAGGTCCAACACGTTGCTTCAGCAGGTCGGGTTGCTGGACCAGGCGGATAGGCCCTTCAGGACCTACTCCAGTGGACAAAAGCAGCGTCTGAGCATTGCCAGAGCCCTTCTCCCTAACCCGCGACTTCTCTTTCTGGATGAACCAACCCGCAGTCTCGATCCAACGGCTACCTTTGCCCTGCATCAGTTCATTGAAAACGAACTCCTGCAAAAAGAGGGCATGACCATCCTCTTGACGACCCATCGCCTGGATGAGGCGGAGCGACTGTGCGATAGAATCGGCATCATGGACCATGGCCAACTGAAGGCAAGTGGCGCACCGGACGAGTTGCGAGCCGCTTTCGGTCCTACCGTTACCTATCGTCTGAAAGTAGGCCATCTCGGCTCCGGGCCCCGAGACCTGACAGACAACATCGACGGCCAGTTGACTGCCACGCCGTTGGATGGCGACGGCGCCTGGACCATTGAACTGCAGGCCATCGACAATGAGCAAGCTCTGGCAGCTCTGATCGACCAGATTTCCAAAGCGGGTGGCCAGGTGTTCGACATCAGCCGGGACCGGGCATCTCTTGAACAGGTTTTCCAGAGATTCACCGAGTCGCAGTAA
- a CDS encoding DNRLRE domain-containing protein, producing the protein MNEKLKHFIIVAFLWFVLLLGAVVTLGRPVAWAGSAVGEPEPVPAYLPMASGMAATVESNPPSPGVYTFLDYRNVDPNQYPFVIGGHQVFQWNLIENYTQGSFDWSEVDEWITEEAQLGKPVIIGFNAFDGRCCGGDWLPYWFRQQHPVGDGFVSCWDSDYNQYIDIPRYWGQSYQNAWRDFVQAAAARYDNDQRVVAVEISHGMYGETIPSDSPHDICLYDNGLTSELWIETVNDITDVYADAWQSKPLFIQYAPFYLDRIERREFAQYAGNLGIGMKHNKLLVDHDDQVIHAPGNTYIHQTGQYDPMFLYGNDVPTAWEAYRNWFPGETDTYWAFLNGLNKNPNYILANFSLISTVTALEEEMMHFANLHMGRTILDTPSVWIAMRESEEDWYPQRGNFDHWLYQDDNVPGGRTVPEWNAGSAPQGRYTRRTDQATGNPYMSFNIDDGYILGGTNVVSVTVTYRDSGHDRWWLEYDAVDNPYKRAFEVQKNNTNQWLTVEVALSDAHFGNRQEGGSSAPGQDFRISSNNDGDEFIHFVHVTRLGSGQEIGVTLQHDGTSYAGTTDTYLSAWQPTANYGSQSLMQVRSVDQMASLLKFDLSGLDLPDNAVVTEAYLDLFVNSRSNSNWMDTDVYALRRSWQEYQATWNQARNNVPWSQPGANGEGSDHSTVLLHSERLDEIDVWERFDVTDAVFEWVSGEQPNHGLVFKDSNSSGNVAYKISTREEPDISIRPRLVFTYFTAVIPPTPTPTPVLPPTDTPTPTPTHTPGPEPTPTPTPTPVGPPREVMAGRMGQVLVIDGNLDEWALNSGVLLDRNTADFVHERLNPLPADSSARVWVAWHPDWLYLAARVWDDVLVADSTSIWRDDGIEFGIDGANDENFTGPDDHQITAALYDRVTDWGVIPLDEAQRAHRILSDGFVIEMAVPLSVLQPPVWTAGHQAGFTIGLHDDDDGGDWDSYMVWEGQYTVQSPEDFGTLVLLEEGAPPCYFADVHPNADHSAPASCDGDVDIADVQRVSGCWNSPVNAACPATLDFDGSTVIDLADIASVGVHWGWQQ; encoded by the coding sequence TTGAACGAGAAACTGAAACACTTCATAATTGTCGCTTTCCTATGGTTCGTGCTCCTGTTGGGCGCGGTCGTTACCCTGGGGCGGCCGGTTGCCTGGGCGGGCTCTGCTGTAGGCGAACCGGAGCCGGTGCCAGCCTATTTGCCGATGGCATCAGGCATGGCTGCAACGGTCGAAAGCAACCCCCCTTCGCCCGGTGTGTATACCTTTCTCGATTACCGAAACGTGGACCCAAACCAGTATCCTTTTGTGATCGGGGGGCACCAGGTATTCCAATGGAATCTGATCGAAAATTATACCCAGGGCAGCTTTGATTGGTCCGAGGTGGATGAGTGGATCACCGAAGAGGCACAACTTGGCAAACCGGTGATCATCGGCTTCAATGCTTTCGACGGTAGATGTTGTGGCGGTGACTGGCTACCCTACTGGTTCAGACAGCAACATCCGGTTGGGGATGGGTTTGTGAGCTGCTGGGATTCCGACTACAACCAGTACATTGATATCCCCAGGTATTGGGGCCAGAGCTACCAGAACGCCTGGCGGGACTTTGTTCAGGCGGCCGCTGCCCGGTACGACAATGATCAGCGGGTCGTCGCTGTGGAGATCAGCCACGGCATGTACGGCGAGACGATCCCCAGTGATAGTCCCCACGATATTTGCCTCTACGACAACGGTTTGACCAGCGAGCTTTGGATCGAAACTGTCAATGACATCACCGATGTCTATGCCGATGCATGGCAGAGCAAACCATTGTTTATCCAGTACGCGCCCTTTTATCTGGATCGCATTGAGCGACGGGAATTCGCGCAATATGCTGGTAACCTGGGAATCGGGATGAAACACAATAAGCTGCTGGTCGATCACGACGATCAGGTGATCCACGCACCAGGCAACACCTACATCCATCAGACAGGTCAATACGATCCCATGTTCCTGTATGGGAACGACGTGCCAACGGCATGGGAGGCATATCGCAATTGGTTCCCAGGCGAGACAGACACCTACTGGGCGTTTCTGAACGGTCTTAACAAAAACCCCAACTATATTCTTGCCAATTTTTCTCTGATATCGACCGTCACAGCTCTCGAAGAGGAGATGATGCACTTTGCCAATCTGCATATGGGGCGCACGATTCTTGATACGCCCTCTGTCTGGATTGCCATGCGAGAGTCGGAGGAGGATTGGTATCCCCAGCGGGGCAATTTCGACCACTGGCTTTACCAGGACGACAACGTTCCGGGGGGGCGTACTGTGCCTGAATGGAATGCCGGCAGCGCGCCCCAGGGGCGGTACACCCGGCGTACCGATCAAGCGACGGGCAATCCCTACATGTCCTTCAACATCGACGACGGGTATATATTGGGTGGCACCAACGTAGTCAGTGTCACCGTGACCTACCGGGATAGCGGCCACGACCGCTGGTGGCTGGAATACGATGCCGTGGATAATCCCTACAAGCGGGCCTTCGAGGTGCAAAAAAACAACACCAATCAGTGGCTCACCGTTGAAGTAGCACTGTCCGATGCCCACTTCGGAAATCGCCAGGAGGGGGGCTCCAGCGCACCGGGCCAGGATTTCCGCATCTCAAGCAACAATGACGGCGACGAATTCATTCATTTCGTCCATGTCACCAGGCTCGGTTCCGGGCAAGAAATCGGTGTTACCCTGCAGCATGATGGGACGAGCTATGCCGGAACCACAGATACCTATCTGAGCGCATGGCAGCCGACTGCCAACTATGGCTCCCAGTCCCTGATGCAAGTCCGATCTGTAGATCAAATGGCATCCCTGCTCAAGTTCGATTTGAGTGGCCTCGACCTGCCTGATAACGCGGTGGTCACCGAAGCGTATCTGGATCTGTTCGTAAACAGTCGTTCCAATTCCAACTGGATGGATACCGATGTTTATGCCTTGCGGCGTTCCTGGCAAGAATACCAGGCTACCTGGAACCAGGCCAGAAACAACGTGCCATGGTCCCAACCGGGAGCAAATGGCGAGGGCAGCGATCATTCTACCGTTTTGCTGCACAGCGAGAGGTTGGACGAGATTGACGTTTGGGAGAGATTCGACGTCACGGATGCTGTGTTCGAATGGGTGAGCGGTGAGCAGCCGAACCATGGGTTGGTTTTCAAGGATAGCAACAGCAGCGGCAATGTTGCCTACAAGATCAGTACCAGGGAGGAGCCGGATATCTCAATCAGGCCGCGCCTGGTGTTTACCTACTTCACTGCTGTCATCCCGCCAACACCAACACCGACCCCCGTGCTGCCGCCTACTGACACGCCGACACCGACGCCAACGCATACGCCTGGCCCTGAACCAACACCGACCCCGACGCCAACACCGGTAGGACCACCCCGCGAGGTGATGGCTGGGCGAATGGGCCAGGTGCTAGTCATCGATGGCAATCTCGATGAGTGGGCCTTGAACAGTGGGGTCCTGCTGGATAGGAATACGGCCGATTTTGTGCATGAACGCTTAAATCCCCTCCCTGCGGACTCCAGTGCCCGGGTCTGGGTAGCCTGGCACCCGGATTGGCTTTATCTGGCGGCCCGGGTCTGGGATGATGTTCTTGTAGCCGATAGCACCTCGATTTGGCGGGATGATGGTATCGAGTTTGGCATCGACGGCGCCAACGACGAGAATTTCACCGGGCCCGACGACCATCAGATTACCGCAGCTCTGTATGACAGGGTAACCGATTGGGGTGTTATTCCCCTGGATGAGGCGCAGAGGGCACACCGGATTTTGAGCGACGGTTTCGTGATTGAGATGGCAGTGCCCCTCAGCGTGCTTCAGCCTCCGGTATGGACTGCAGGACACCAGGCCGGATTCACTATTGGCCTGCATGACGATGACGACGGCGGGGATTGGGACAGTTACATGGTATGGGAAGGCCAATATACGGTTCAGTCCCCCGAGGATTTCGGCACGTTGGTCTTGCTGGAGGAGGGTGCTCCCCCATGTTATTTCGCGGATGTCCATCCCAATGCAGATCATTCTGCCCCCGCGAGTTGTGATGGCGATGTCGACATCGCCGATGTTCAACGGGTGTCAGGATGTTGGAATTCGCCGGTCAATGCCGCCTGTCCGGCCACCCTGGATTTCGATGGTTCGACTGTGATCGATCTGGCCGATATTGCCAGCGTGGGTGTTCACTGGGGGTGGCAACAATAA